A window of the Aspergillus flavus chromosome 6, complete sequence genome harbors these coding sequences:
- a CDS encoding GPI anchored serine-threonine rich protein (unnamed protein product), whose protein sequence is MHQFLTLAALLATTALAADRTPALVARQVVELPCSYQGEKECGSGCIPLSYTCCPNNLGGCPLGSYCDGLGCCPNGKTCTGPGGVSTRPGSTITVTNSLTNTLTSTSTSTHTLSSSEVVTPTYTPTPSSSTSSSRSVIPPSSSAVPPSSSTPAVSPTSPPLHTGAASHLTPGFYAAAGLIVGAAIF, encoded by the coding sequence ATGCATCAGTTCCTCACCCTAGCTGCCCTCTTGGCAACCACAGCCCTCGCGGCAGATCGCACACCAGCCCTGGTTGCCCGTCAAGTGGTTGAGCTCCCTTGCTCCTATCAAGGTGAAAAAGAGTGTGGCAGCGGCTGCATCCCTCTTTCCTACACCTGCTGCCCCAATAACCTCGGTGGCTGTCCCCTGGGATCCTATTGCGACGGTCTGGGTTGCTGCCCTAATGGAAAGACCTGTACCGGTCCAGGAGGCGTTTCTACTCGTCCCGGATCGACTATCACCGTGACCAACTCTCTGACCAACACATTGACGTCCACAAGCACCTCCACTCACACTTTGTCGTCCAGCGAGGTTGTGACCCCGACCTACACCCCAACACCTAGCTCGAGCACCTCGTCCTCTCGGAGCGTCATCCCTCCCAGTTCGAGCGCGGTGCCTCCCTCGTCATCTACACCGGCTGTGTCGCCTACCTCTCCTCCGCTTCATACTGGGGCAGCTTCTCACTTGACCCCGGGTTTCTATGCTGCTGCCGGACTCATCGTTGGTGCTGCTATCTTTTAG